The following are encoded in a window of Acidimicrobiia bacterium genomic DNA:
- a CDS encoding ATP-binding protein, which translates to MRNPFKQLASKAGGYDPERRTAWVTPWAYYDEGGLYMGHTRGEVWLYRSLTLSPLSWEDPGVKLADSSLLANLLAELASTSVDLGSGIKALARSREFHLVSHVWDKEASPPKDTPPGALQDFLEETLDFVAPNKALLLGVKLWSSLTTSNKNVLETMKDQLVGVMGQAVPDRSLYAADRARIENIFKSHGAFNPPTPAERAQLEAWYNYGRTPHAAVFATPDYLYVGESDRIEMAVIDEFSIPEMKAPNADWLLAAQNHYAPASVISIRGELEPSTVSRARIRKQERRIIHEIAEERKAGDLLGRSEQSDDFSFAQRVEQYILGGTDSLVTNTSIVLARRVGPEVPNTYVDVLNEAFGIKVSPLQYRQLSGLAETLPTSPFRSNPFPQDINIATIAYAGLQSFSRLGDNSGIYMGVTLPDMTPLFIDPRAASQQNKPASMLVAGESGSGKTWFCQSLAHQYALAGGQAIFINPKGYSSLQGLAQVTNGRVVKLTDIAKEGGFFDPFRFATPPQAASIAAAHIMTVLGNRGVADGGLSLEEGLALEAGLQAGAEQGAQCVLEALEAIEAPHGPRIRKLVTDATNNPLFRLGIGMRPQPKFNSGGGLLLIEFDRRLDFPSQGADPRSYTLPQKMALGAVRLVTSSCMELLSHTNGGLLILDEAWTFLQTSEGLAALQSLGREGRSQNVMSVFATQRVNDLISEGIDMESHLSRVLVMKLTEEAEAIAALTLCRLEPTKERLEWLRQAGPQQGSQGRPSRGALGIHSDLYGRRSAALLGYQIPQRYAKAYSTTPIVE; encoded by the coding sequence ATGCGTAACCCGTTCAAACAACTCGCTTCAAAAGCTGGAGGCTACGACCCAGAACGTAGAACAGCTTGGGTAACTCCATGGGCCTACTATGACGAAGGTGGCCTCTATATGGGTCACACCAGAGGCGAAGTATGGTTGTACCGCTCGCTAACACTCTCCCCACTTTCTTGGGAAGATCCCGGTGTGAAATTAGCAGACAGCTCACTTTTAGCAAACCTGCTCGCAGAGCTCGCTTCAACCAGTGTCGATTTAGGTTCCGGGATCAAAGCACTAGCAAGATCCCGAGAGTTTCATCTGGTGTCTCATGTTTGGGACAAAGAAGCATCACCACCAAAAGACACCCCACCTGGAGCGTTACAAGACTTTCTAGAAGAAACCCTAGATTTTGTGGCACCAAACAAAGCCCTCCTTTTAGGTGTGAAACTCTGGTCGTCGCTAACAACATCTAACAAAAACGTGTTAGAAACCATGAAAGACCAACTAGTTGGGGTGATGGGACAAGCAGTCCCAGACCGGTCGTTGTACGCAGCGGACCGGGCCCGTATCGAAAACATTTTCAAATCCCACGGGGCGTTTAACCCACCCACCCCAGCCGAACGTGCCCAGCTAGAAGCCTGGTACAACTATGGGCGTACCCCACATGCAGCTGTTTTCGCCACACCTGACTATCTTTATGTGGGGGAAAGTGACCGTATCGAAATGGCTGTGATCGACGAGTTTTCGATACCTGAGATGAAAGCACCGAACGCTGACTGGCTTTTAGCAGCCCAAAACCATTACGCCCCCGCTTCTGTGATATCGATACGGGGAGAACTTGAACCCTCCACAGTCTCAAGAGCCCGGATCCGTAAACAAGAACGTCGTATCATCCACGAAATCGCTGAAGAACGTAAAGCAGGGGACCTGTTAGGAAGGTCCGAACAGTCAGACGATTTTAGTTTCGCTCAACGGGTAGAACAATACATCCTAGGTGGCACCGATTCGCTTGTAACAAACACATCAATAGTGTTAGCTCGTCGTGTAGGCCCTGAAGTTCCTAACACCTATGTTGATGTTCTAAACGAAGCGTTCGGGATTAAAGTATCCCCGTTACAGTACCGACAGTTATCAGGGTTAGCAGAAACGTTACCAACCTCACCGTTTCGTTCGAACCCGTTCCCCCAAGATATAAACATAGCAACCATCGCCTATGCTGGGTTGCAAAGTTTTTCCCGGTTAGGGGACAACTCTGGAATCTATATGGGTGTCACACTCCCCGACATGACACCACTGTTTATAGACCCGCGGGCTGCTTCCCAACAAAACAAACCCGCGTCAATGCTTGTAGCAGGAGAATCAGGTTCAGGAAAAACCTGGTTCTGTCAATCGTTAGCACACCAATACGCTTTAGCTGGTGGCCAAGCAATTTTTATTAACCCTAAAGGCTACTCGTCGCTTCAAGGTTTAGCCCAGGTAACAAACGGGCGGGTCGTGAAACTTACCGACATCGCTAAAGAAGGCGGGTTTTTTGATCCGTTCCGGTTTGCGACACCACCCCAAGCAGCTTCAATAGCCGCGGCACACATAATGACAGTTTTAGGTAACCGGGGTGTAGCCGATGGTGGGTTATCGTTAGAAGAAGGTTTAGCGTTAGAAGCTGGGCTGCAAGCCGGGGCGGAACAAGGCGCCCAGTGTGTCCTCGAAGCGTTAGAAGCTATCGAAGCGCCCCACGGCCCCCGGATACGTAAACTTGTAACAGACGCTACTAACAACCCGTTGTTTAGGTTGGGGATTGGGATGCGTCCCCAACCAAAGTTCAACTCTGGTGGGGGCCTGTTACTTATCGAGTTTGACCGTCGTCTAGATTTCCCGTCACAAGGCGCCGACCCAAGATCGTACACCCTTCCCCAAAAAATGGCGTTAGGTGCTGTCAGGCTAGTTACTAGTTCCTGTATGGAACTGTTGTCACACACCAACGGCGGTCTTTTGATTTTGGATGAAGCGTGGACGTTTTTACAAACATCAGAAGGTTTAGCAGCGTTACAGTCGCTAGGGCGAGAAGGTCGTTCCCAAAACGTGATGAGTGTGTTCGCAACACAAAGGGTAAACGATTTGATCTCGGAAGGGATCGACATGGAATCGCACCTTTCAAGGGTGCTAGTTATGAAACTAACAGAAGAAGCTGAAGCGATCGCGGCGTTAACACTTTGTCGTTTAGAACCCACCAAAGAACGTTTAGAATGGTTGCGGCAAGCAGGCCCGCAACAAGGGTCACAGGGGCGTCCATCAAGGGGAGCGTTGGGGATCCATAGCGACCTTTATGGGCGTCGTAGCGCTGCCCTTTTGGGATACCAGATACCGCAACGTTACGCGAAAGCTTATTCAACGACACCGATCGTTGAATAA